In the Thermodesulfovibrio yellowstonii DSM 11347 genome, one interval contains:
- a CDS encoding RNA ligase partner protein — translation MINFFRKKRKIVLDTSVFINPDIRNFFGENPEKAIEEFIKIAKRAKNLEFYIPSTVFKELMYFVDEKKIPKDFYFLIRIKSPDKHRSVCPAIFFYELVEEMRQRINKGLRVAENAVRNVNQKDADEIIKDLRKKYREALREGIIDSKEDVDLIFLSMELQATLITGDQGLIKWADKLGIEWIVPEKFKDFLLSAIG, via the coding sequence ATGATTAATTTTTTTCGCAAAAAACGAAAAATTGTTCTTGATACAAGCGTTTTTATCAATCCAGATATAAGAAATTTTTTTGGTGAAAATCCTGAAAAGGCGATTGAGGAATTTATAAAAATAGCAAAGAGAGCCAAAAATCTTGAATTTTATATTCCTTCCACTGTTTTTAAAGAATTGATGTATTTTGTTGATGAAAAAAAAATCCCGAAAGATTTTTATTTTTTAATTAGAATTAAATCTCCTGATAAACACAGAAGTGTCTGTCCTGCAATATTTTTTTATGAACTTGTTGAGGAAATGAGGCAAAGAATAAATAAGGGTTTGAGAGTTGCAGAGAATGCTGTAAGAAATGTAAATCAGAAAGATGCTGATGAAATAATCAAAGATTTAAGAAAAAAATACAGAGAAGCACTTCGTGAAGGTATAATTGATAGTAAAGAAGATGTTGATTTAATATTTCTGTCTATGGAACTTCAAGCAACATTGATTACAGGTGATCAGGGATTGATTAAATGGGCTGATAAACTCGGGATTGAATGGATTGTCCCTGAAAAATTTAAAGATTTTTTACTTTCTGCGATTGGATGA
- a CDS encoding acetyl-CoA carboxylase carboxyltransferase subunit alpha, which produces MTYYLDFEKPIQELEIKIEELKKLSDGSDIDLTQEIKRLNKKLKELKTEVFSNLTPWQKTQIARHPERPYTLDYISIIFEDFIELHGDRRFGDDPAVIAGIGKIDGDPYALVGHQKGRTIKERIYRNFGQAHPEGYRKALRVMKLAEKFSIPVITMIDTPGAFPGIGAEERGQAEAIANNLMEMSLLKIPLIGFVIGEGGSGGALALSVCDKIFMLEHAIYSVISPEGCAAILWKKNSDVGVEDYMRAAEELKLTAQDLKKFGIIDDIISEPLGGAHREPQEVGKRIKAKIVSVATELIKIPPDELIKKRYEKFRKIGNFWGSSNRRK; this is translated from the coding sequence ATGACCTACTATCTTGACTTTGAAAAACCTATACAGGAATTAGAAATAAAAATTGAAGAGTTAAAAAAACTCTCCGATGGCAGTGATATTGACCTTACTCAGGAGATAAAAAGACTCAACAAAAAGTTAAAAGAATTAAAAACTGAAGTTTTCTCAAATCTAACCCCATGGCAGAAAACCCAGATTGCAAGACATCCAGAGAGGCCTTATACACTTGATTATATTTCAATAATTTTTGAAGATTTCATTGAACTTCACGGAGATCGCCGTTTCGGAGATGATCCTGCTGTTATAGCAGGAATTGGGAAAATTGATGGTGATCCCTATGCGTTGGTGGGACATCAGAAAGGTAGAACAATAAAAGAAAGAATATATCGCAACTTTGGGCAGGCTCATCCAGAAGGATACAGAAAAGCATTAAGAGTCATGAAACTGGCAGAAAAATTTTCAATACCTGTTATTACCATGATTGACACTCCTGGTGCATTCCCTGGAATAGGTGCAGAAGAAAGGGGACAGGCTGAAGCAATAGCAAATAATCTTATGGAGATGTCGCTACTTAAAATACCTTTGATTGGATTTGTAATAGGTGAAGGTGGAAGCGGAGGAGCTCTTGCACTGAGTGTATGTGATAAAATTTTCATGCTTGAACATGCAATTTATTCAGTTATCTCACCAGAGGGATGTGCAGCTATATTATGGAAAAAGAATTCTGATGTAGGAGTAGAAGATTACATGAGAGCAGCTGAAGAACTTAAGCTTACAGCACAAGATTTAAAAAAATTTGGAATTATTGATGATATTATTTCTGAACCACTTGGAGGAGCTCACAGAGAACCTCAGGAAGTTGGGAAAAGAATTAAAGCTAAAATAGTTAGCGTGGCAACAGAACTTATTAAGATTCCTCCTGACGAACTTATTAAAAAAAGATATGAAAAATTCAGAAAAATTGGTAACTTCTGGGGTTCATCCAATCGCAGAAAGTAA